The sequence ctgaaatctttatttttacactCTGTCTTTAACTTTTGACCTGTATTTGCTGTAAATCAAAGCCATCCTACCACAGTTCAAAGTTTTGAAAAGATCTAAATAAGGTCATCCagttgtaatttatttaagaagaatctctctcagtttttttttttttcctcatttgtttgCGGGAATCCCCAGAACTTCTCGATGGGAAACAGTAACAGCAGAATGGCAATGTGTCAGTTTACCACCACTGAGGGAAGGGAGTAGTTGTACTCCTTTGGCTTCAGTACAAAGTAAACGCCAAGTTAACACCATCTGCCTCCCCTCTGGAAACAAATTAGCAACTCAGAGACCTCTTTCAAATGTGTCAGTACGAGTAGTTACACAGCATATTTCTAATATAATTCtcattttttgtagttttactgTATGAGGATGAGCTggtttttaaatatcttaaacATTAAGCTCATGTATgaagacataaaacacatttcgTATCTTTCAACTCTGCCAGCTCTTCTGCTTCATACTGAGACtgttctgctgtgtttttgttgtactgtattctgttttctctgcaagTTCTTGATACTCCAgtctacatactgtacacatggaTCATCACATACTCGCAGGGTGCAGCTAACTTGGCAGCGATGCTATCAGTCTTTAAgctattttattaaatattgagTGAGTTTTTATTAACCATTTTTAAGATGTGACAGTGAAGACAAACATGTTGACGCAGAGCGTTTTGTCTTTCAGCTGAAATATTATAGCTGCTATTAGTAAAAACTTAACATGTAGCTTGTTGCACTTTACTACAGGTGTTCCTCTCAGTTATAAAGGCAGAGTTAACATTTTTGTTAGGATACTTTATGGTAAAAAGAGGGAAGTTGTGGTAGAAATATTACTAATAACCCATGTCTCCAACAGAAATTTCACATACATTGCATGGGATTCTAAGAAAAATGTGAACTAACcctttaattaacattttaacagtcTGTAGGCCAATAATAATTTCTTGCAACACAGTCTTAAGACAGTAAGGCTGTCACTAGTGGATAGATGACCTTGTCTTTTAAATTCCTTCTATTAGAGACgcatcaatattaataatactaatattctcaccaatatcaacatttttctacTAACGTCTTACTTATCGTCGTACATATGCAGGTGCACGACAGGTTAAGCTTTTCAGTACTTTCTACATtaagtaaatatatttgtttttagtCTGTTACTAATTTCCAGtactgatatttcagttttaaagaCTCAGCTGCTAACATACAAGTTGTAGAAAAcggaaacattttatttttcttacaaacattttaattaaatgtgacTTTCAGGGACAAATGAAGGTGCTTGTTTGGTTTTCTGAAATACAAattgtaaacacaaacaatcatACAAcacaaaagtacacaaaaaGATCTTTTGCACTATTTTCTTGTCATTTCAAAAGACTGTCCAACACGTTatagaaaatattaaacaaCGCTGTGCAGGAAAAGTCTCTTGTGCGTGTGTTTTTTAAGGTGTTTGGGTTTCAAAGGTGTTTCGTCCTAATCACAACTCCTCATGTGCCGCCTGTTCCCGTTCCTTGTCCTCATCGACCTTCAGTTTGAGTTCGTCAGCCGTGATGACTCCATCTGTATTTCGGTCCTGGTTGTTGAACATGTCGGCGACGACCTGATCCATTGTCAGTCCAGGCTTTATACGGCCTTTGCCCTCTGCTACCTGCAGCTTGATGAACTCCCCAAACTAAAACGGGGCAAAGAAGAGTGATCAATAATGGCGTGATGTGATCAGAGTGCTGTGTGGGCGGTAGCTCACTGGAATGAAAGGGAAACATACTTAACATTCTTTATTTATTGGTACAAGACTATTCCTGTGTGAGGTTTGTCAAAACACCACACTCTCCTCACTTTTACCTCACATGTTCTAAGAATTAAGGGACAATATGCATCAAATGTCAAGGATAGCCACATATTTAACAATTAATCATAATTAATGATTAGTGATAAATTCATTGTCAGTCACTGCACTACTCCTAGTGCTAGAAATCTAAGTTAAGTTCTCCCATTCACAGTTTTTGTCGCCATAATGAAAAACATCTAAATGTACACAGACATTACTTAAAGTCTCTGCCCACCCTCAGAGGTGTTATCAATTACTCCAGCTGATTAGATCTGTAAAAAccatgtgatgtcacaaaactaTGGACCAATAAGAGAGATAACAGGGTAAGTTATTATCAggcacagaaaaaaattaacGGCAGACCAAAAATGATGTCAATCAAGCAAACTTTGTTTACACTCACACGGTCTtgagaagaggtctaatcaTGCAACATAAGTGAAACCACCTGTGTGGTTGTACTACAGTATCTGTCACATTTCCATGTCATCATAGCATCTTTTAAATGATTCTGATGGCATAATTTAACACCAGATGGCGCCAAAGTGAAGAATTTTCAAATCCctagtgggttttatttttggcTATACTGATTTATGTTGAGTTTTATCATGATTTTCAGTCTTCAGGAAGCAAATTAATACAGAACAAACTTACCACCATCTGTCTGCCTAGTAAACCTACAGTTTCCATGAATAAACTTTGCCTTGCACGcaagttttattttggttttgtctCATTGCTCTTATCAGCAAAACAATGGAGAAAAGGGAACAGACTATTCCATTTAACTGTCACACATGACATGACACgtgtaaagttaaaaaaaaacttggtcATGAAAATGCTGAATTTGACCATTTGCATCTGGATTTGTTTTGTTGGGGAAAAGTACTTCCTGTGAAGGTACATCCAACTCGACTAGAAAACCATAATTTCTGAGAAGTTGCGTCAGTGccataaaacataaattcaCGAGTCGACATGTGGGAGCaagaatataaaatgtcatcaaccGCTTCAGTAGCAGGAAGAAAGACATGAAGTCATATCTGCTCGCTGctaattcaaaaacaaaatcatttcagCGCTGTTATCCGCAtgtgaaatgatgatgaaagtgGTCAAACTACCAGGAGTAACTTACCTCCTCCTGGGGAACCTCTCCGTTCTTGTTTATATCCAGGGCCTCAAACAAGTCTGCAGGGCTTTCACCCAGCCACACAAACAGGTAACCTGGCGGCACACCCTTCTCGAGGCCCATCATCTCAATCTCAAACACCAACACGGCACTGCTCGGCACGCCAGAGGCTGACGGATAGAAAGCAAGAAAGGCACTAGTTAACTTTGGGTTTACCTCTTAAATACCTAGTGAAGAGTAAACCTGTGCATGtgaataaatgtctttttatttattgtctgaACTCGCAGCTTATTCCTAAATTGTGTATTGTGAAAAGGTTAGGTTTCATAACTTATTGTGAATCTATTTGTGAATCTGAAAATCTGATCTCAAAGTATACATTAacctcaaacaaacaaaaatagcgATAATCAAACCATCTTTCTCCTGATAAAGACGGCAAAGCTGAAGTCTCACCTCCTCTTTCTCCGTGGCCCAGGTGAGGCGGCACCGTTATCACCCtcttctctcccacacacatgCCCTGCAAGCCTTCGTCCAGCCCATCAATCACTTTGTCCGACCCCAGCACTGCATCCTGCTGGCTCTCATAGTCATGTCTAAGGACAAGGTCATTTATCAAaaccatttccattttttttttaagtcaaaatgtcaCTGTTAATAAAAGTTTTGTGGTTACTCACGAGGAGAAGAGGCGCGTGCCGTCCAGCAGGGAGCAGTTGTAGTGATAATGGACGAGGTCGTTCACTGCGGTGGTCTCGTTACACACCTCGGGTTTGTGGATGATCTGGATGTCCACGGTGTCGTTGGGGTTGTGGAAGTCGATGACGTGGATGTCAAAGACGAGCACGGCTGAAGGGGGGATGACGTTACCTGGACGGACAcaatgaaattatttcattgtcatggcaactCATAGTGTTGGGAAATACTAAATTCATACTCAGATGCATCTATCTTTCACATACAGCGTCAGCGTGTTTTcaagtttcagttttacaaaacCTGTAATTATGACTTATGTTATCTAATTTTGGTGtcatattataaatattattaaatcTAAAATTCACTATGGCTGCAACTTATAATAATTTCCTTATTGGTGGACCTTTGACatcttcactttgttttttccgagtaacagtccaaaatctaaatgtattcagtttgctatcatcaaaagtcaaaaatacagaaccaaaatgttattttacaagCTTAAACAAcctattttttaaaacctttgcTTTGTGTCAGTACAGATGTggcatttattatatttataacatAGGAGATCAGTTTGGGGTAGTTGCTCTGATGCAGAGAATGTAACTGCAAGTTTAGTTTACTCACCTGCCCCTCGCTCTCCATACGCCATGTGTGGAGGGATGAtgactctcctcctctccccaaTGCAGACTCCCAGCAGGGCCTGGTCCATACCTGCAATCACATACCCCATCCCAATGTAGGTGTTGTATGTGCTGTTCCTCTGGTAGCTGTTTCAATAAAAGATAAGTATGGTTAAATGTCAAAATAGGTCTCCTTTAATAGAAgtacatttttcatgtattgGGGCATCCACATTTTAAGACACATCAATGCCCCAAAATTGCTGCAAAGTAACTGACGACTCATGTCAGTGTGTCCTGAGCTCACCTGGTGTCGAAGGTGTTTCCGTTCAGGAAGGAACCGTTGTAGTGGTAGCGAACGTAATCCCCAACCACAGTCTTGCGTGTGCATGACTCGGGCACCACCTGGTGCTCAACTGTGACGTTATCCTTCGGGTTGTGAATGTCCACCAACAGGACATCAAACACCAGAGTCGCCTGGGGGGGAATTTCTGTACCTGGTGGACCAAATTTTAAAACTTCACATGAGTTTCATTCTGGTGATGATAGAATTTCATTTAGCTCATTTTTTTTACCTAGTTTAGGATCGGAACGAAGTAAACTATCAATTACTGTTGTTCTATTAATGTAATTGACTACGTTTTACTGCATGAATGTCAGTACAATCATAAGACAGATAATATGATACGATAAAACTTGGTTTACTTCTTTCAAACATGCAACAGTGTAAAATACTGATCTGTTCTACTTATTGAACATACATGGCATTCACACATTGCATTCACCAAAGGAAAACATATTCGGCGACCTTATCTCATTATCATGACTTCCATATCTCCAGATTTTGACTTATGAGAAAGGCCCTCATGATCAACAAGACAAGATCCAGATTATATAATTATGGAAAAACTTTTCATAACCATGAGAAaactatctcataattatgagataagaCCTTCAATATTTTATTCCTTTGGTGAATGCGATGTGCTTCCATATGAACAGAATATAGCAAATGATTattataagataagataaataatgataaCTGTTCATTTCAATGTGTGAGCATCTTGGTAGTAATcaatgagttgtttttttatttatttttttacaaattataAGCCTTGCTTTGCAAAGGAAATGGTTGAACATCGTTCAATAGTTTACGATATTTCTGTCTCAAGTTTTATGAAGAAAAGAAGTATGTTCTGtgacatgtttatgttattgACAAGGTGGTTTTGAGGAAATTGTCTGTTGATTCCTTCTCTATGACCTCTGATTCCCGAAATGTTTGGAAAAATCAGCGATCAACCAGAAAACGGGAACACCAAATCCACCGTAGCTTCTACATCCTTCTATTCCAACCATTCATACTTATACATACCAGATCCTTTTTCTCCGTAGGCTTTGAAAGGTGGGATTAGGATATTTCTGAtctctcccacacacatacCCAGCAGGCCCTCATCCATGCCCTTGATCAGCCAACCCTCGCCCACCAAGGAGTCGTGGGTCTGCTTCCTGGCGTAGCTATGTAGGGCTCATACAAGCGCAAAGTCAAACACATAACTTCACACAGACAACATACCTGCATGgaaaagtacaaacacacacacaagagctgTCATTCGAACAGGGCTTCTTCAAACAAGAACCTCTTCCTCATATTGCATATATAAATGACTGTTTATAATAATTTTAGGACAACAATCCCCTTATCTCTTCACATCCCAATGGCCTTAGAGCATTCTGTAAATATCTAAACTTCGACAGAAATTCACCTGGAGTCAAAGGCGGTGCCATCAAGGAGCGTGCCGTTGAAATGGTAACGCACAAAGTCAGTGCGCATCACAGAGCGTTTGCAGTCTTTGGGCGTGGTGATGGTTTTGGTGACGACCATGTCAGCCTTGTTCCACAGATCCAATAGATGGATGTCAAACACCAGGGTGGTGTCTGGAGGAACCACATCG is a genomic window of Thunnus maccoyii chromosome 20, fThuMac1.1, whole genome shotgun sequence containing:
- the fkbp10b gene encoding peptidyl-prolyl cis-trans isomerase FKBP10; its protein translation is MFACCTVFFLLTTWSSVESNPSPVLDVVVDRYFIPKVCVREVKEGDNVRYHYNATFVDGKTFDSSHQRGAPTVGLIGEGRLIAGVEKGLHGMCVNERRSITVPSHLAYGSTGAGDVVPPDTTLVFDIHLLDLWNKADMVVTKTITTPKDCKRSVMRTDFVRYHFNGTLLDGTAFDSSYARKQTHDSLVGEGWLIKGMDEGLLGMCVGEIRNILIPPFKAYGEKGSGTEIPPQATLVFDVLLVDIHNPKDNVTVEHQVVPESCTRKTVVGDYVRYHYNGSFLNGNTFDTSYQRNSTYNTYIGMGYVIAGMDQALLGVCIGERRRVIIPPHMAYGERGAGNVIPPSAVLVFDIHVIDFHNPNDTVDIQIIHKPEVCNETTAVNDLVHYHYNCSLLDGTRLFSSHDYESQQDAVLGSDKVIDGLDEGLQGMCVGEKRVITVPPHLGHGERGASGVPSSAVLVFEIEMMGLEKGVPPGYLFVWLGESPADLFEALDINKNGEVPQEEFGEFIKLQVAEGKGRIKPGLTMDQVVADMFNNQDRNTDGVITADELKLKVDEDKEREQAAHEEL